A stretch of the Halomonas sp. CH40 genome encodes the following:
- the fkpB gene encoding FKBP-type peptidyl-prolyl cis-trans isomerase encodes MSDYLIDDGMEITLHFTLTLEDGTVVDSTREKAPATFQFGDGNLPPGFENPIKGLGVGQGGRYTITPEHAFGQHNPQNIQTLKREDFGDQEPEIGMVMSFADKAGTELPGVVKTIDDERVEVDFNHPLAGRTLTFEVEVLNVTPVTKH; translated from the coding sequence ATGAGCGATTATCTGATTGATGATGGTATGGAAATTACCCTGCACTTCACCTTGACGCTTGAAGATGGCACGGTAGTGGATTCAACCCGTGAAAAAGCCCCGGCCACCTTCCAGTTTGGTGATGGCAACCTGCCGCCGGGCTTTGAGAACCCGATCAAGGGGCTGGGGGTTGGCCAGGGCGGGCGCTACACCATTACGCCTGAGCATGCCTTTGGCCAGCATAATCCGCAAAATATCCAGACCCTCAAACGTGAAGACTTTGGTGACCAGGAACCCGAGATTGGCATGGTGATGTCGTTTGCCGACAAAGCGGGAACTGAATTGCCCGGTGTGGTCAAAACCATTGATGACGAGCGGGTCGAGGTGGATTTCAACCACCCGCTGGCAGGGCGTACGCTGACGTTTGAAGTTGAAGTGCTGAATGTAACGCCGGTCACCAAACACTAG
- the ispH gene encoding 4-hydroxy-3-methylbut-2-enyl diphosphate reductase → MQSPELSSQGATELSEPTQPVQIKLANPRGFCAGVDRAIDIVNRALDVFGAPIYVRHEVVHNRYVVDTLRERGAVFVEELDEVPDDVIVIFSAHGVSRAVQQDAERRGLKVFDATCPLVTKVHMEVLRYAKRGQECILIGHEGHPEVEGTMGRYDDSKGGRIYLVEDEEDVARLTVNDPTTLAFVTQTTLSMDDTARVIDALRDKFPEIQGPRKDDICYATQNRQDAVRELAADSDLVLVVGSANSSNSNRLRELSERMGTAAYLVDDAEQIDESWLKGVSRIGITAGASAPEVLVKGVIERLQSLGATAPQELAGREETITFSMPSELRERVIASS, encoded by the coding sequence ATGCAGTCACCAGAGCTTTCATCACAAGGTGCAACAGAGCTTTCCGAGCCAACTCAACCGGTGCAGATCAAGCTGGCCAACCCGCGCGGGTTCTGCGCGGGCGTCGACCGGGCAATTGATATCGTCAACCGTGCGCTGGATGTGTTTGGCGCACCGATCTATGTACGTCATGAAGTGGTACATAATCGCTATGTGGTCGATACCCTGCGTGAACGTGGGGCAGTATTTGTTGAGGAACTCGATGAAGTGCCGGATGACGTCATCGTGATCTTCTCGGCCCATGGCGTTTCCCGGGCGGTGCAGCAGGATGCCGAGCGCCGCGGTCTCAAGGTGTTTGATGCCACCTGCCCGCTGGTCACCAAGGTGCATATGGAAGTGCTGCGCTACGCCAAGCGCGGTCAGGAATGTATTCTGATTGGCCATGAGGGCCACCCTGAAGTGGAAGGCACCATGGGTCGCTACGATGACTCGAAAGGGGGGCGCATCTATCTGGTCGAAGACGAAGAGGATGTGGCTCGCCTGACAGTCAATGACCCGACAACCCTGGCGTTTGTTACCCAGACCACGCTCTCCATGGATGATACCGCTCGGGTCATTGATGCCCTGCGCGACAAGTTCCCCGAAATTCAGGGGCCGCGCAAGGACGATATCTGCTACGCCACCCAGAACCGTCAGGATGCGGTACGTGAATTGGCCGCAGATAGCGATCTGGTGCTGGTCGTCGGCAGTGCCAACAGTTCCAACTCCAACCGCTTGCGTGAGCTGTCTGAGCGTATGGGCACGGCCGCTTATCTGGTGGATGACGCTGAACAGATTGACGAAAGCTGGCTGAAAGGCGTCAGCCGTATCGGCATCACCGCCGGCGCCAGTGCCCCTGAAGTACTGGTAAAAGGTGTGATTGAGCGGCTGCAGTCACTGGGTGCGACAGCGCCACAGGAGCTGGCGGGGCGTGAGGAAACGATCACGTTTTCAATGCCCAGCGAACTGCGCGAAAGGGTTATTGCCAGCAGCTAG
- a CDS encoding putative metalloprotease CJM1_0395 family protein, with protein sequence MPILVYNVTSSFTFSVPLMSISAVSSALPSTYWSVTASATSRVGSAERAAGATLSQADQRPIAETGNDYARVALSTANPAESTANSRRSTERASDDAAPINSPEGSEQNRSARSGDETQENRESDENPFGNAPTRSDGTPLNEQEIRQVEQLKRTDQEVRQHERAHEVAGGPYTGSASYDYQSGPDGNRYAVGGEVPIDYGPVKGDPQATVEKMQTVIAAALAPAEPSSKDLQVAAQARQYLLEAKLEASRLQSEMNNARATGTESSSAADAENAQADTASSAAAGNTGNGIDPSAMPARGNLAADTDGSAVDPSSSADNSRAA encoded by the coding sequence TTGCCGATACTAGTCTATAATGTTACTTCATCGTTTACTTTCTCGGTACCGCTTATGTCCATCTCAGCTGTCAGTAGCGCATTACCGTCAACCTACTGGTCGGTCACTGCCTCTGCGACGAGCCGCGTAGGCAGCGCCGAGCGAGCCGCAGGCGCGACGCTTTCCCAGGCAGACCAGCGCCCGATTGCCGAAACAGGCAATGACTACGCGCGGGTAGCTTTATCTACCGCCAACCCGGCGGAAAGCACCGCCAACAGCCGCAGGTCTACCGAACGCGCCAGTGATGACGCTGCGCCGATCAACTCGCCGGAAGGATCAGAACAGAACCGATCCGCACGGTCAGGTGACGAAACTCAGGAAAACCGGGAAAGCGACGAGAACCCTTTTGGTAACGCCCCCACACGCTCGGACGGCACGCCGCTGAACGAACAGGAAATCCGCCAGGTTGAGCAGCTCAAACGCACCGACCAGGAAGTCCGCCAGCACGAGCGCGCCCATGAAGTTGCCGGAGGCCCCTATACCGGCAGCGCCAGCTACGATTATCAATCCGGCCCGGATGGCAACCGCTATGCGGTTGGCGGTGAAGTGCCGATTGATTACGGCCCGGTGAAGGGTGACCCCCAGGCCACCGTTGAGAAAATGCAGACCGTGATTGCCGCCGCCCTGGCACCGGCAGAGCCTTCGTCCAAGGACCTGCAAGTCGCTGCCCAGGCGCGCCAGTATCTGCTGGAAGCCAAACTTGAGGCCTCAAGGCTGCAAAGTGAAATGAACAATGCCCGCGCGACGGGCACAGAAAGCAGCAGCGCTGCTGATGCTGAGAATGCACAAGCCGACACAGCCAGCAGCGCCGCTGCTGGCAACACGGGCAACGGTATTGACCCCAGCGCCATGCCTGCCCGAGGCAACCTGGCCGCTGATACAGATGGCTCGGCGGTTGACCCCAGCAGCAGCGCTGACAATTCCCGCGCCGCTTGA
- the ileS gene encoding isoleucine--tRNA ligase, protein MDYKHTLNLPETDFPMRGMLPKQEPGRVSKWQDMNLYQRLRDARAGRPQFVLHDGPPYANGSIHIGHAVNKILKDIIVKSKNLAGFDAPYVPGWDCHGLPIEHKVETTHGKHLGADKARELCRDYATSQIETQLTDFVRLGIIGDWEHPYRSMDYANEAGEMRALADMVDAGYVFKGLKPVNWCFDCGSALAEAEVEYADKTSDAIDVAFPVEDADKLAAAFGLNALPKPTSIVIWTTTPWTIPANQALNVHPEFTYALVDVGDKLLLLAEELVESCLERYELSGEVIATTQGQQLDLINFRHPFYERLSPVYLADYVESEVGSTGIVHSSPSYGVDDFNTCREHGMSFDDMLNPVQGNGVYVDDLPFFGGQMIWKANPQIVDKLREVGALMNHKRYQHSYMHCWRHKTPVIYRATAQWFVGMDIQGKDGQTLRDKALKGIEDTVFTPAWGQARLHSMIANRPDWCISRQRNWGVPIPFFLHKQTGELHPKTLELMEEAAKRVEQEGIEAWFKLDPAELLGAEAAEYDKVTDTLDVWFDSGTTHRHVLRGSHPHGHASGPQADLYLEGSDQHRGWFHSSLLTGCAIDGHPPYRGLLTHGFTVDAQGRKMSKSVGNVVAPQEVMDKLGADILRLWVASTDYSGEMAVSDEILKRTADVYRRIRNTARFLLSNLNGFDPARDQVAFGDMLALDQWVVDRAAQLQGRIEKAYEEYRFLDVYQQVHGFCARELGGFYLDVIKDRQYTTQADSLARRSAQTALYHVVEALSRWVAPILSFTAEEIYTHIPGERGDSVLLEEYYQGLGTLDDQAELGRDFWEQVLEVKHAVNKCLEDVRNAKVIKGSLAADVTLYVDDSLQQTLTKLGDELRFVMLTSEVHLAPLAEGDNAEVTELANLKVAVAASEHTKCERCWHHREDVGTHADHPDLCGRCISNLPEGPGETRRYA, encoded by the coding sequence ATGGATTATAAGCACACGCTGAACCTGCCTGAAACAGATTTTCCGATGCGCGGCATGCTGCCCAAGCAAGAGCCTGGCCGGGTTTCCAAATGGCAGGACATGAACCTGTATCAGCGCCTGCGCGACGCCCGCGCGGGCAGGCCGCAGTTTGTTCTGCACGATGGCCCTCCCTACGCCAATGGCAGCATTCATATCGGTCACGCCGTCAACAAGATTCTCAAGGATATTATTGTTAAGTCCAAGAACCTGGCCGGTTTTGATGCCCCTTACGTGCCGGGCTGGGACTGCCATGGCCTGCCGATTGAGCATAAGGTAGAAACTACCCACGGCAAACATCTGGGAGCGGATAAAGCTCGCGAGCTGTGCCGTGACTATGCCACTTCCCAGATTGAAACCCAGCTGACGGACTTTGTCCGCCTGGGTATTATCGGCGATTGGGAACACCCCTACCGCTCGATGGACTACGCCAACGAAGCGGGTGAGATGCGTGCTCTGGCCGATATGGTCGATGCGGGCTACGTGTTCAAGGGGCTAAAGCCGGTTAACTGGTGCTTTGACTGCGGCTCGGCGCTGGCCGAGGCTGAAGTGGAATATGCCGACAAGACATCAGACGCCATTGATGTGGCTTTCCCGGTGGAAGACGCCGACAAGCTGGCGGCGGCGTTCGGCCTTAATGCCTTGCCCAAGCCGACCTCCATCGTGATCTGGACCACCACACCCTGGACGATTCCGGCCAACCAGGCGCTTAACGTTCATCCTGAGTTTACCTATGCGCTGGTCGATGTGGGTGACAAGCTGCTGCTACTGGCAGAAGAGCTGGTGGAAAGTTGCCTGGAACGCTATGAGCTAAGCGGCGAGGTGATCGCCACGACTCAGGGTCAGCAGCTTGACCTGATCAACTTCCGCCATCCTTTCTATGAGCGCCTCTCGCCGGTGTATCTGGCCGACTATGTGGAATCCGAGGTGGGCAGTACCGGTATTGTTCACTCTTCGCCGTCCTACGGGGTTGATGACTTCAACACCTGCCGTGAGCACGGCATGAGCTTTGATGACATGCTCAACCCGGTGCAGGGCAACGGTGTGTATGTTGATGATCTGCCCTTCTTTGGTGGCCAGATGATCTGGAAGGCCAACCCGCAGATTGTCGATAAGCTGCGCGAGGTGGGCGCGCTGATGAATCACAAGCGCTATCAGCACAGCTATATGCACTGCTGGCGCCATAAGACGCCGGTTATCTACCGGGCCACAGCGCAGTGGTTTGTGGGCATGGATATTCAGGGCAAAGACGGCCAGACCCTGCGTGACAAGGCGCTCAAGGGGATCGAAGACACCGTCTTCACGCCTGCCTGGGGCCAGGCGCGCTTGCACAGCATGATTGCCAATCGCCCGGATTGGTGTATCTCCCGCCAGCGTAACTGGGGCGTGCCGATTCCGTTCTTCCTTCACAAACAGACTGGCGAGTTGCATCCCAAAACGCTTGAACTGATGGAAGAAGCCGCCAAGCGCGTCGAGCAGGAAGGCATTGAGGCATGGTTCAAGCTTGACCCCGCTGAACTGTTGGGGGCAGAAGCCGCCGAGTACGATAAGGTTACCGATACCCTGGATGTGTGGTTTGACTCCGGTACCACCCACCGCCACGTGCTGCGCGGCTCTCACCCGCATGGGCATGCCAGCGGCCCGCAGGCTGATCTGTATCTGGAAGGCTCCGACCAGCATCGTGGCTGGTTCCATTCGTCACTGCTGACCGGCTGTGCGATTGACGGCCACCCGCCTTACCGTGGCCTGCTGACTCATGGGTTTACCGTCGATGCACAGGGTCGCAAGATGTCAAAATCCGTGGGCAATGTGGTAGCGCCCCAGGAAGTGATGGACAAGCTGGGGGCTGACATTCTGCGTTTATGGGTGGCCTCAACGGATTACTCCGGCGAAATGGCGGTTTCTGATGAAATCCTCAAGCGCACCGCAGATGTATATCGGCGTATTCGCAACACGGCGCGTTTCCTGCTTTCCAACCTCAACGGCTTTGATCCGGCACGTGATCAGGTGGCCTTTGGCGATATGCTTGCGCTGGATCAATGGGTGGTCGACCGTGCTGCCCAGCTGCAGGGGCGGATTGAAAAAGCCTATGAAGAATACCGTTTCCTGGATGTCTACCAGCAGGTTCATGGGTTCTGCGCCCGGGAACTGGGCGGTTTCTATCTGGATGTGATCAAGGATCGCCAGTACACCACCCAGGCAGATTCGCTGGCCCGGCGCAGTGCGCAAACTGCGCTTTACCATGTAGTGGAAGCGCTTTCCCGTTGGGTAGCGCCGATCCTGTCGTTCACCGCTGAAGAAATCTACACCCATATCCCGGGTGAGCGGGGCGATAGCGTTCTGCTGGAAGAATATTATCAGGGGCTTGGCACCCTGGATGATCAGGCGGAGCTGGGGCGTGATTTCTGGGAGCAGGTGCTGGAAGTCAAGCATGCGGTCAACAAGTGCCTGGAAGATGTACGTAATGCCAAGGTGATCAAGGGCAGCCTGGCCGCGGATGTTACCCTGTATGTAGATGACAGCCTGCAGCAGACGCTGACCAAACTGGGCGATGAATTGCGTTTTGTAATGCTGACCAGCGAGGTACATCTGGCGCCGCTTGCTGAAGGAGACAACGCCGAAGTCACTGAGCTTGCTAACCTCAAGGTGGCGGTAGCGGCCAGCGAACACACCAAGTGTGAGCGCTGCTGGCACCACCGTGAAGATGTTGGCACCCACGCAGATCATCCGGATCTGTGCGGGCGCTGTATCAGTAACCTGCCGGAAGGCCCGGGCGAGACGCGCCGCTATGCCTGA
- a CDS encoding glutathione S-transferase, translating into MIRVHHLEKSRSHRVLWLLEILALDYEIVTYARDNDTQLAPKALKEIHPLGKSPVVTDGDITIAESGAIVDYLLMRYGQGQTEPSSDNSAAWVNERYWRHYAEGSLMPLLVMRLVFSQLPKQSPFLIKPIAKGINATVNERFLAPQLAEHLSMIEAHLEPRGQFSSTWPSGADVQMSFPLQALALSDSLRDYPAISRYVARIEADSAWQRVVERAGSLTLPGI; encoded by the coding sequence ATGATTCGTGTCCATCATCTGGAAAAGTCCCGCTCACACCGGGTTCTCTGGCTTCTGGAGATCCTTGCGCTTGACTATGAAATCGTTACCTATGCTCGCGATAACGACACTCAACTGGCACCCAAGGCACTGAAAGAGATCCACCCGCTGGGTAAGTCGCCGGTGGTGACTGACGGCGATATTACCATTGCCGAATCAGGCGCCATCGTGGATTACCTGCTGATGCGTTACGGCCAAGGGCAAACGGAGCCGTCGTCGGATAATAGCGCGGCCTGGGTCAATGAACGTTACTGGCGACACTACGCAGAAGGCTCCTTGATGCCGCTGCTGGTGATGCGTCTGGTGTTCAGCCAGTTGCCCAAACAATCGCCCTTTCTGATCAAGCCAATCGCCAAGGGCATCAATGCCACGGTCAATGAGCGTTTTCTGGCGCCTCAGCTGGCAGAGCACCTCTCCATGATTGAGGCTCATCTGGAGCCACGCGGCCAGTTCTCCAGCACCTGGCCGAGTGGCGCAGATGTGCAGATGAGCTTTCCACTACAGGCGTTGGCCCTGTCTGATTCATTGCGCGATTATCCAGCGATCAGCCGCTATGTGGCACGTATTGAAGCTGACTCGGCCTGGCAGCGTGTTGTCGAGCGCGCCGGATCATTGACGCTGCCAGGCATATAG
- the murJ gene encoding murein biosynthesis integral membrane protein MurJ, whose product MSTPTPDRTDQPPARRGLMGSGLIVSAMTMLSRVMGLARDVVIAALLGAGTGADAFFVAFKIPNFLRRLFAEGAFNQAFVPVLSEYSTTRTREEIRELLNAVAGSLAAVLALITALAMLAAPWLVWVFAPGFGRDPEKLALTADMLQLTFPYLLLISLTAFSGSVLNTWNRFAVPAFTPVLLNLSLIGAALLLVPLMDTPAMALAWGVLIAGAAQLAFQVPFLFRLGLLPKPWPNFAHEGVRRILKLMAPALFGVSVSQINLLLDTVLASFLAAGSVSWLYYSDRLVELPLGVFGVAIGTVILPALSKRHASQSREHFSAMLDWAIRMVLLLGLPAALALAVLAKPLLITLFHYGAMTDHDIQMAAMSLRAYAFGLLAFMLIKVLAPGFFARQDTKTPVKIGIIAMLANMVFNLILIWPLAHAGLALATALSAFMNAGMLGYLLRKQGILVFQPGWPRFALQLVGGSAVMSIGLYWLAPEWQAWLEFSLFQRVGWVSVLVGLGAGVYFAWLAAFGLRLKQLKMHS is encoded by the coding sequence ATGAGTACACCAACGCCTGATCGCACCGATCAGCCGCCCGCCCGTCGTGGGCTGATGGGGTCGGGGCTGATTGTCAGTGCAATGACGATGCTTTCCCGCGTCATGGGGTTGGCGCGGGATGTGGTGATCGCCGCCCTTTTAGGGGCAGGCACCGGTGCAGACGCCTTTTTTGTGGCGTTCAAGATCCCCAATTTTTTGCGCCGTCTATTTGCGGAGGGAGCCTTCAACCAGGCCTTTGTTCCGGTGCTCTCGGAGTATTCCACGACGCGCACCCGGGAAGAGATCCGCGAGTTGCTCAACGCGGTCGCCGGTAGTCTGGCCGCCGTGCTGGCACTGATTACCGCATTGGCCATGCTCGCAGCTCCCTGGCTGGTATGGGTGTTTGCGCCCGGTTTCGGGCGTGACCCGGAAAAGCTGGCGCTGACGGCGGACATGCTGCAGTTGACCTTTCCGTACCTGTTGTTGATCTCATTAACAGCGTTTTCAGGCAGCGTGCTGAATACCTGGAACCGTTTTGCAGTACCGGCCTTTACGCCCGTGCTGCTTAACCTCTCGCTGATTGGCGCCGCGCTTTTGCTGGTGCCTCTGATGGATACCCCGGCCATGGCGCTGGCTTGGGGGGTGCTGATTGCTGGTGCCGCCCAGCTGGCTTTTCAGGTGCCGTTTCTTTTTCGCCTGGGGCTTTTGCCCAAACCCTGGCCGAATTTTGCCCATGAAGGAGTGCGGCGCATTCTGAAGCTGATGGCACCGGCGCTGTTTGGAGTCTCGGTATCGCAAATCAACCTCTTACTGGATACCGTTCTGGCTTCATTTCTGGCAGCGGGTAGCGTTTCTTGGCTGTATTATTCAGACCGTCTGGTCGAGCTGCCGCTAGGGGTGTTTGGCGTTGCGATTGGCACAGTGATTCTGCCGGCGCTTTCCAAGCGCCATGCCAGCCAGTCCCGGGAGCATTTTTCAGCCATGCTGGATTGGGCAATACGCATGGTGCTGTTGCTGGGCCTGCCTGCGGCGCTGGCGCTGGCGGTGCTGGCCAAGCCGCTGTTGATTACCCTGTTCCATTATGGCGCCATGACCGATCACGATATCCAGATGGCCGCGATGAGCCTGCGCGCCTATGCGTTTGGCCTCTTGGCCTTCATGCTGATCAAGGTGTTGGCGCCGGGCTTCTTCGCCCGCCAGGACACCAAGACGCCGGTCAAGATCGGTATCATCGCCATGCTGGCGAATATGGTCTTCAACCTGATTCTGATCTGGCCGCTGGCCCATGCCGGGCTGGCGCTGGCGACGGCTTTGTCGGCCTTTATGAATGCAGGCATGCTGGGCTATCTATTGCGTAAGCAAGGCATTCTGGTGTTTCAGCCAGGCTGGCCGCGTTTTGCGCTCCAGCTGGTGGGGGGCAGTGCGGTGATGAGCATTGGCCTTTACTGGCTGGCGCCGGAATGGCAGGCCTGGCTTGAGTTTTCGCTTTTCCAGCGGGTTGGCTGGGTGAGCGTGCTGGTAGGGCTGGGCGCCGGTGTCTACTTTGCCTGGCTGGCGGCCTTTGGTCTGCGCCTTAAACAACTTAAAATGCACAGTTAA
- the rpsT gene encoding 30S ribosomal protein S20: MANSKQARKRARQAEKRRVLKSSQRSMVRTYIKRVIKAISTGDHAKSMEAFHAMQPVIDRIADKDVLSKKKAARLKSRLNKRIKALAA, from the coding sequence GTGGCGAACAGCAAGCAAGCTCGCAAGCGCGCCCGCCAGGCCGAGAAGCGTCGCGTCCTGAAATCCAGCCAGCGCAGCATGGTCCGCACTTATATCAAGCGCGTGATCAAGGCAATCAGCACTGGTGACCACGCCAAGTCAATGGAAGCTTTCCATGCCATGCAGCCGGTTATCGACCGTATTGCTGACAAGGACGTGCTCTCCAAGAAGAAGGCTGCTCGCCTGAAGAGCCGCTTGAACAAGCGTATCAAGGCTCTGGCGGCGTAA
- a CDS encoding PAS domain S-box protein, translated as MTHTLHSANSGHPDKKTSTVDTLSGLRFEQFYVAVEQSPVATAITDANGCIEFVNQRFLEITGYDREELLGKTPALIQSGMTPNAVYDTMWATLKAGDVWKGEILNRRKNGELYWEKQTITPVKHSDGEILNYVAVKEDITHWRRQENELRLMAAAFETGQATLITDADVVIERVNQAFVEITGYSSAEAVGQTPRLLKSGRHDDDFYQQMWRSLREKGHWQGEVWNRNKSGEIARYWQAITAVHDDEGQVRRFVAVFHDL; from the coding sequence ATGACCCATACTCTTCACTCTGCCAACAGCGGCCACCCTGATAAAAAAACCTCAACGGTCGATACGCTTTCCGGGCTGCGTTTTGAGCAGTTCTACGTGGCCGTTGAGCAGAGCCCGGTGGCGACAGCCATTACTGATGCGAATGGTTGCATCGAGTTTGTTAACCAGCGTTTTCTGGAAATCACCGGCTATGACCGTGAGGAGCTCCTGGGTAAGACGCCCGCCTTGATTCAGTCTGGCATGACGCCGAATGCGGTCTACGACACCATGTGGGCAACGCTGAAAGCTGGCGATGTCTGGAAAGGTGAAATTCTCAATCGACGCAAGAACGGCGAGCTGTACTGGGAGAAGCAGACCATCACACCGGTCAAGCATTCAGACGGTGAGATTCTCAACTATGTTGCCGTCAAGGAGGATATTACTCACTGGCGCCGCCAGGAGAATGAGCTGCGCTTGATGGCGGCCGCGTTTGAAACCGGTCAGGCTACCTTGATTACCGATGCGGATGTGGTCATTGAACGGGTGAACCAGGCATTTGTAGAGATTACCGGCTATTCAAGCGCCGAAGCGGTAGGACAAACGCCACGCCTGCTCAAGTCTGGCCGCCACGATGACGACTTCTATCAGCAGATGTGGCGTTCACTGCGTGAGAAGGGCCACTGGCAGGGTGAAGTGTGGAATCGCAACAAGAGCGGCGAGATTGCCCGTTATTGGCAGGCCATCACCGCGGTGCATGATGATGAGGGCCAGGTACGCCGCTTTGTGGCAGTGTTTCACGACCTTTGA
- a CDS encoding DUF2835 domain-containing protein, which produces MPSIDIVLHLSYDECLAHYEGRIGNVRTRSLDGRWVIFPAEAIRRVVSRDGVHGAFRLHFSDEGKFVSIKPLAARR; this is translated from the coding sequence ATGCCTTCTATTGATATCGTACTGCATCTTTCTTATGACGAATGTTTGGCCCACTATGAAGGGCGGATTGGTAATGTGCGCACTCGCAGCCTGGATGGCCGCTGGGTGATTTTTCCGGCGGAAGCCATTCGCCGTGTCGTCAGTCGAGATGGCGTACACGGCGCTTTTCGGCTGCACTTTTCCGATGAGGGGAAGTTTGTCAGTATTAAACCTTTAGCTGCGCGGCGTTAG
- the lspA gene encoding signal peptidase II has product MPDQAGSQAPLAPMHQPLRWLWLALVVIVLDLATKYAASHWLNYAQPVEVLPFFNLTLLHNTGAAFSFLAGHPGWQRWFFAAVAIGASIALTVWLSRLKTDEKLLAIALPLIIGGALGNLYDRLVHGYVVDFLSFHVAGWYYPAFNIADIGITLGAAGMIWESLFADRRRKQRKA; this is encoded by the coding sequence ATGCCTGATCAGGCGGGCTCGCAAGCGCCGCTGGCACCCATGCATCAACCGCTGCGCTGGCTGTGGCTGGCGCTGGTGGTGATAGTGCTTGACCTGGCGACCAAGTATGCCGCCAGCCACTGGCTGAATTATGCCCAGCCGGTAGAGGTGCTGCCGTTCTTTAACCTGACGCTGTTGCACAATACCGGCGCGGCGTTCAGCTTTCTGGCCGGGCACCCGGGTTGGCAGCGCTGGTTCTTTGCAGCGGTGGCCATCGGGGCAAGTATTGCCCTGACGGTCTGGCTGTCGCGGTTGAAGACGGATGAAAAGCTGCTGGCGATTGCCCTGCCGCTGATTATTGGCGGCGCTTTGGGTAACCTTTATGATCGGCTGGTACACGGCTATGTGGTGGATTTTCTGTCGTTCCACGTGGCGGGCTGGTATTACCCAGCGTTTAACATAGCGGATATCGGTATTACCCTGGGCGCTGCGGGTATGATCTGGGAATCACTCTTTGCCGACCGTCGGCGCAAACAACGCAAGGCTTGA
- the ribF gene encoding bifunctional riboflavin kinase/FAD synthetase: protein MRVIRGLHNLTDAHRGCVATIGNFDGVHRGHQAILQQCREHAASHDVPLTVVVFEPQPREFFAGEQAPPRLTRLREKVRLLMAHGAEQVLCLPFNDALRSLTGREFIDQVLIKGLDVRHLVVGDDFRFGCDRRGDFNLLEAVGREQGFGVEHTRTFTVDDERVSSTRVRTLLASGNFHASARLLGRPYSLGGRVVRDQQLGRTIGVPTANLPLLPQPLTLRGVFATVAELEDGRCYPSVANIGYRPTVGAQRPTLEVHLFDFDRNIYGQRCTVYPCARLRGETRFDDFDALKAQIYADQARARRYLANYQGANHALPLASAPAPLSDISAADIPAAATTFSDIRSADDSADANDG from the coding sequence ATGCGCGTTATTCGAGGGCTGCACAATCTGACCGATGCACACCGGGGTTGCGTGGCAACCATCGGTAATTTTGATGGTGTGCACCGTGGGCATCAGGCCATTTTGCAGCAGTGCCGCGAACACGCGGCCAGCCATGATGTGCCGCTGACGGTGGTGGTGTTCGAGCCTCAGCCGCGTGAGTTCTTCGCCGGTGAGCAGGCGCCGCCACGCCTGACCCGCCTGCGTGAAAAAGTCCGCCTTTTGATGGCCCATGGCGCTGAGCAGGTGCTGTGTCTGCCGTTCAATGATGCGCTACGCAGCCTCACCGGGCGTGAATTTATTGATCAGGTGCTGATCAAGGGCCTGGACGTTCGTCATCTGGTGGTGGGGGATGATTTCCGCTTTGGCTGCGACCGGCGCGGTGACTTTAACCTCTTGGAAGCGGTAGGCCGCGAGCAGGGGTTTGGCGTCGAACATACCCGCACCTTCACAGTGGATGATGAGCGGGTTTCCAGTACCCGAGTGCGCACCCTGCTGGCCAGTGGGAACTTCCACGCATCGGCGCGTCTGCTGGGTCGCCCTTATTCACTGGGTGGGCGTGTGGTACGCGATCAGCAGCTGGGGCGCACGATTGGCGTGCCCACCGCTAACCTGCCGCTGCTTCCGCAACCGCTGACCCTGCGCGGGGTATTTGCAACGGTAGCAGAGCTTGAAGATGGCCGCTGCTACCCGAGTGTGGCCAATATTGGTTATCGCCCCACCGTCGGCGCGCAGCGCCCAACCCTGGAAGTACACCTGTTTGATTTTGACCGTAATATCTACGGCCAGCGCTGCACGGTTTACCCTTGCGCCCGGCTGCGTGGTGAAACCCGCTTTGATGACTTTGATGCCCTGAAAGCGCAGATTTACGCGGATCAGGCGCGCGCGCGGCGCTATCTGGCCAACTATCAGGGCGCTAACCACGCCTTGCCGCTTGCCTCAGCGCCGGCCCCTTTATCTGATATTTCTGCCGCTGATATTCCTGCAGCGGCAACGACCTTCTCTGACATAAGGTCGGCGGACGATTCCGCTGACGCTAACGACGGCTGA